The Gossypium hirsutum isolate 1008001.06 chromosome A03, Gossypium_hirsutum_v2.1, whole genome shotgun sequence genome contains the following window.
cccaaacacaaaatattgccttgctttaatttaaaaaaaacatggatgaaatttcaaaaggatattccgCATTTTAGttgaacgaaaaatcgaaacccagcacgatagggcacgattcctcgaactCCCAAACATGAAATATTTCCTTATGTTGAGAGGGTTCTTTGAAACGCGAATGATTATAAAAGTGatctaaagtatataaaataatttttttaaaaaaattattttccattcaagataaaataatatataaaactctttaaaaataatatataaacaattcaaaatatataatgtgcaaaaaaagtttgaaatacataatatatgaaaatattaaagtaaataatgtgtaaaaatttgaaatgagctttgtataaaaagttaaaatagataataacaaaaaatataaaataaataaataaataaatagaatgttaataacaagagtaaaaaacatatataagaaaaataataatgaaaataatattagtatataaatagaaataaaaatataataaatagaaatataataatagtagaaatataaatagataaataaaattagataaataataatagtatcagaataacaaaataaatagaaatagaaatagaaatataaaaataatagcaataatatattaaattagctaatttgataataaaatagcgaaaataaaaaaaagattaaatctaaCCTTAAAGCAAAATTCTGGGGCAaatcaaagataaataaaagaaaatgaaccaATTTGAACGTGcaaataacaaggagggaccaaaagggaaataatcaTCACCCTCCAAAACACACAGCTTCAAGGAAGACCAAAATGTAGTCAAAACAAATTTTAGGGccaaaattaagaataataaaaacttaattgcaaaacaaataaaaaacagaaGGGCTAAAAGTAATTGGACGAAtttagaaaaaacaaagaaattgaaatgaaatggacaaaattcccacgtaatagaaagagaaaagaaaataattcaattccaatgaAAATAGGAAAAGAGATAATAATCTAATTTCAAATTGAAGTAGGAATGCCAAAAGTAATCCCCCCATTTTCAAGTAACAAAatacccctatttatatacatgtggTTTACTAAAAGTagcctaaattaattaaaaaataaaataaaataaaaataatatctttcTATTTTTAGCCTTTTACCAAGTCAACAAATAACTACTTGGCTTTCTCCATCTTTTTGATTTGGCCACAATTTAATtattgtctttcaatttggccccCTTTTTAACTTGTTTCCGACCGATGGCATCCCTTGACTTCGGTAATTATTTTTTGGGGCCCAGGCCAAAATTTGCCTATTACAGTGGGAAGAAAGGTAGTTGGATTAGAGGTAGGAGATGTCCTTATTTTGAGGGTTTTATTGATTTCGTAGCTTTACATGATCTGGGATTTAGAGGCCTATCCTATATTTAGTGTAAATAGGGGACTTTCGAGAGATTGGATAGGTCTATTGGTAATGATGCTTAGCTGAACATTTTCCCTAATAGTTTTGTCACTCACCTTTCAAGGCTTAAGTCCGACTATTGACAGCTTTTCTTATCTGTGAGGCTAGATCTTAGGGCTCCTAAAGAGTGCCCTTTCAAATTTTTTGCTGAATGGCTGGAGCATTCTAGGTTTCCAGATTTTGTTAAGGATTAGTGTGGCTTTAACggtaatttagaaaattttgtttgtAATCTTTCCGTTGAACTTAAGAAGTGGAATCGTACTATTTATGGTCACTTAAGTACTTGTAGAAAACACCTTATGAACAAGCTTTCTAGTATTCAAAGGAGGATGGAGTTCTCAAATCCTAGTATGCTCTTTCAGACTGAGTTAGAAACCTAATAAGAGCTGGAAAGAGTTATTAATTATCAGGAACTTCTTTGGAAACAAAAATCCAGATGTGAGTAGCTTAAATTGAGAGACAAGAATACTAATTTTTTTCACTATCATACTTTACAAAGAAGAAAGTAGAACCGTATTATGACTTTGAAGAGTGATAATAGTTCGTTGATCTATGATGATGAATCCCTCCAATATGAAGGTATTAAGTTATTCCAAAAACTGTATAGAGAACAACTGGAACCAATGTGTAATCTTTCCCATAGTTCTTTCCCTATTCTTGCAAATTGCAATATCCAGTTTCTTGGAAAGGATGTGTCACTTGATGAAGTTAAAACAACTCTTTTTCATATGACCCCATTAAAAGCCTCGGGAAGTGATGACTTTTAGACAcgtttttttcaaaaatactgGGATTTAATTAGTTTGATGATCTATGAGTGGGTTAAATGAGTCTTTGTTGGAAGGGGTATTGAGCCTGAGCTAAATAACATTCTGTTAGTCCTCATTCCTAAAGTCCTTAACCTTGAGGgtttttctcaatttcatcctatTAGTTTGTGTTTCGTGATGTATAAATTGGTGATGAAGGCCATTACTAGtcattttaaaatagtatttccTAATATTATTGGCTAAGAACAGGAATTTTTCATTGCAGGACGTAATATCACAAATAATATCATGATTGTTAGAGTAAGCACAGGAACATGAAGTGGATGGTTTTCAAAATTGATATGGAAAAAGCTTATGATAGAGTAAGCTAGGAGTTCATTGAGGCTTCGCTTAAGGCTGCAGGTATTTCTGGCAtgcttataaattttataatgtcTACTATTTAAAATTCTATTATGGAGGTGTTATAGAATGGTGCTCCAACGCAAAAATTCAAGCTTGTGAAGGGTATTCGGCAAGGATGTTCGCTTTCGCCATATCTGTTTGTTCTATGCATGGAATGGCTTGGCCATAGCTTTCATCAAGCCCTAAATAGTGGTCTCTGACGACCTATTTAGTTATCAAGATCAGGTTTGTATCTCTCTAATCTTTTCTTTGAAAATAATATTGTCATCTTTGGTCATGCATATTCTAGCCATCAGATCAATGCTCGGAAGATTGATATTTATTTTTCCAAGGGAACGGATGATGATATTGGCAGACAGTTGAGCAAAATTCTTGGATTTCACAGGGTGCATAATCTTGGCATCTATCTAGAGGTTCCTTTTCTTTATGAAAAGATTTTGAATAGTACTTTGCGTTTCATTGTTGACAAGGTTTGGAATAAACTGAACATATGGGATGCTAGGAAGTTATCTTTAGCCGGTAGAGCTACTCTAACGTAGTCCGTCCTGTTATCTGTTCCGAATTACTTTATGCAATCTATTTTTGATTTCTAAGGTATTATGTGATGAGATTGAATGTATCACCAGGTAGTTTATTTCGGGTTATCTGATAATAAACAAAAGATGTTTTTGGTCAAATGGGAGCCTGTTTGTCAACCTCAATCTTGTGGAGGGCTTGGCTTTAGACATTTGAGGAACCAGAACACCTTTTTTATGTTGAAAGTGTAATATGTCGTCTTTCAAATCTAATTGGGGACATGTCTTGTCTTGGGCATTGGAGCGGATGACTCTCAgaagatagaaacatagatgtgactgactggactaacagtacatcaaactaaacccaagaagaatagatcttgaatttgtttatggatttattgacTTATGTTATTCAAAGTGTGTCATacattaatcctgagtggatggcagATTATATAtacgtgactcgtatactttgatgtaagtaaaagtctgagttcaaatagataagaaataGAAAGTTGGTGTAttaggtatacgacttctgcagtatgtagtgtcattcacaacaatgaaattcatagcCTGAGATATGGGTAAACGATATCCTCTTGTTGGCATTACAtggtagatgaaaagtaaacgtgaccaCATGTCGTTCGTATTTGtaatgaatgacttgattactatttgatagtaatagacttttcatgaaggaagatataatggttatcgtgagataaaatatgatcatattgggagaacatatttatcccaaaaagattatggatatcctatgagggtaacacacttacgacaatgtcattggacgagcactgatcgagttactttcgtaatggtatgtcattagggagagcttagtcacgatactatagtgaaatgactttgtaactaaatgagttttaattaataggtgaaaagctaaaacttaattatcaaTCATTTAAGCTTTAATCACATTTGTCTAAccagtccctccgctagctcattaAAACCAGAAAtcaattgcatgttgaatcaaattaacagaaatggatagaaatggtaaagttaaagaaatgaatgtgatttctTTAAATGGAAATGACTTagattaatttatgtttttttgaattattatttaattgattaattgaataattaaagttcaaaaatgaaaataaattaattggtcatagtgaatccgttgaatgtagaaatattaaatatatttttcatagattcttttacgataaagttgtcatgattttaacaaaattagaattgggttgagaaaattatttaattgagatattaattaattaatttaaattaatttaagatgtgtattttgaaaaataaacatgtatagggttggattgaattataaagtattagattaaaaacccaaaaaatacTTGTAATTAGACTCGATAGAGGAGAGGTTAAAAAACCTCTCATGTTAATGCTGAAAACTGCAAaccttaatataattaattagggTTACCGTCTCATCTAATCTTAATTAGACTAGAAGTTAAGTTTTTTCTATGGAATATGGAAGATTTCCTAAGCAAGTAAACCCTTTTTAAAGTCAAGCCAACTCTTTAGAATACATGAGATTGACCACAAGAACAACCTtcttttaagttttgaaaattgaGAATCTTTTAATCAATTAACCTTTAATTAGCTCAATGCATTTTCAAGGACTCGGcacacaaaacacaaaaaagaggactttcctttttcttaaaaaaataaaaagttgagttAATTTTTCGTAGTTATCAGACTCTTTactttttttctatcaaattaaaaaaaaaaagaagggaaaaagtCGAAAATTTTGTCAAATGTTTCTTTTTGGGGGGTTGAAAATTGGAACTTGAAGAAAGTGCACACGTGAGACGCGAGACATACCTAGCTACTTTGTCTCAAATTTGCCCAAAATGACGTATGATCTTTCGTAATGCTTGCGTAATCAATTCACAAATggtttgatttatatttaattttatattactaCCGATTCAATCATAATTCAaatgatttaaatattattatcaatataaaaaaatgtgagTTTGAGTACGACGTgtattattatcttatttatgaattgaataaagACTATAAATAATTCAAGTATTATATAAAAAACgaatataatcaaaatttttaataaaataatcaatttttaatacaattaatcaatcaaatttctacatttttaatagtaatataataattttatatgatttttgagAGGTTTACTTTTAAGTTTTAATGCTTTTAATTGATAAAGCTTGGTATACGAcacctttttctttatttttttacaaaaattataaataaattgttagaatttgattttcatagtttacaaagaaaaattaattcaattagataacactttcaattcttttaaaattaataatttaacaatttatataaaaaatagcaaaaatcaaAAGTTTAGAAATTTATATGTAGTGAATTAACAAAACGATGGTTCAAGTTCACATATTTATCAATAATTggattaatttttcaattttcatatataGTAAAGATCAAATTTTGACAAATTCAAAagattaatttctcaatttttatacaataaaagaataaaaatcataattaaatatataaaaaaaaacaagtagaGTGCCTTATGAGCAATTTTCAAAGGAGATAAAAAGCATAAAATGAAATATCCCATGATTACTTTATTTTTATCTCTAAAAGTTAAAATCAATTATTCTCATAGTTTTTTCTTTCCTATATGGTTCATTTTCAATACCTTTTTAATGTTTGatattgttaaaaataaatttaatcatcaaaattaaaaaaaaaataatcagAATTAAATAAGAAGGCTAATTTTAATCACAAAactacttttaattattttataagttagATCACCAACTATTAGCAATACCTGAAACTTAGGTAAAATTAgagtgattttatatttttttataattttttatacgattaaatttttaaataatctaACCATTCAATTTGTCAAGATATTTATACCTGACATGCATGTAAAATTTAAATCGATCTGATATATTTATCATATCGATTTAGATTGTTATCcatattaatatgtatttaacaattaaaaaggtttacataaaagaaatagttaaaaaaaataaattatgcaaaACTTAATGCGTATTATCCATATAAATAGAGAATGAAATATGacagttaaataattaaaatattacgaagtaatataaaaccattttaaatttACATCCCTTctcatattaatatattatattcaaGTTGAAGATTATAATCTTATCTCATTCCAATCACTAATGCTATTAAAAAATCTCATTAGTCAATTgatttgaaattagaaaaaagtTTCCAAAAGATGGGTCTTTTTTTATGTATATGAAATACAAAGTAAAATAGAATTATTTAGTAAAATAATTGAAATGGACACTCAGAGGACTTTGCAGTTAGGTCTTCAACCATTTTgctctattattttattttattttatatatatgaaaagacCCCCAAAAAAGGAGGGTGggttaatttgtttttatttaaataaaaaataatgaaaaaaactatttttacaagtataatttcaccTCATAAATGATTGGAAAAAAATCACCATGTAAaggaaaattaatttaagttttggatatttttaaattcatataagtcaattaacaaattttttttaataatatttggaTTAAAGCATaacattaataatagtaaaaagatTGAATTCCTAAAATTAAGTATACTAATTATAATGGCACTACAACAAAATCATTATGAAtataatctataagaaaataaaatataatccacatattatcatatatattacAGTAATTAGAGGttaagaaaggaaataaataattatgttcatattataattttttttatacatgacATCTTCTATTTTAagtacttatttataattttagtatATTATTCTTCTACTCGatgctttttaattttttttaaaatattaatcgtataaaaaTTACGGAAggatgtaaaattattttagttttacatGGTGCAAGTGGATCCCTCCCgtaatattaatattcaaaccatgattaatttttgtatttattttttaataatttttaagaaattcattaaaaattttaaacaaaaactactgttataaaaaattataaatttaatatacataattgaTCCATACATTGCACGGTAATACAaactagtatatatattataacaatatgagattacaaaaaaaaagaagaagagaggaaataatatttatattcaaattacagCGTTTTGACATATGACACTCTCAATTTAAAGCACTTATTTacaaatttggtaaatttctcttttacttgtcttttaattttttttaagttattttgccAGCCctagtttttcaaatgttttaatatAACATAGTCAAATTAAAAATTGTCACTTAGTCAAATTTGAAATCAATTGGTAAAATGTTGTAAAGTTATTTTCAAGTTCTTCCAAACTCATCAAATGACTAAAGTTGTAAAATGCTTTTGAAAACTATTGGTTCAAGATAAATTTTACCTTAATTGGGACAGTTCTATCGATACAAGATTTAATTGTATCGATAGAAGTAAGTCAGAGAACACCCCAAGCATTACTCCAAACTGTTATCAATACATATGCAATTGTATCGATATTCGAGAGAAGTTCTCCAGGTAGAAGTAAGTTAGAGAGCACCCCAAGCCATCCATCAAATTTCTATCGATGCAAGTAAGTCAATGAACATTTTAAGGTTCCCTTGCACCTTTTACCGACATAACTATCAATACAAGTCTGAACCTTTGAAATCCTCAAGCTTCTATCGATACAAGTGGTCTTCTACCGATACATCAGGCTCCAATGATCACATTTTTGAAGACTTCTATCGGCACAAGTCCACTTGTATCGATACAAGTGGTTTGTAGTCTACAATTAATGTTCAAACTAATTGCAGCAACAAATCTAATTTACTCCCAATGTCTCTAAACAGCCCTAAGGTTGTTAGAAGGCAAAAGTACAAGTCAACAACTTCATATTGAAGACAAGAAATAAATTTGTAAAGTCAATCTCACAAaaaatctaataatttttattcatattctCTTTGTTTTTCATACACACACTTGGGAATCTATCTCTTCTATTCTTTTTAAGTGTTGTATTATCATTGAGTGAGTTTCATCACTGTAATACCTTCCTTTGACAGGTGTCTTTAACCTTGTTCTTATTTCTCATCTTTGTAAGGGTTTACTTACCCCAAAACCTCAAGGAAAGTGACTTTAACTTGCTTAGTGAAAATATAGTGTTTTGtaaaggttaaaccttgtccttgAAATGTTCAAATCTACTGAATTTGAGAAATTCTTAGTTATGGTAAGCTAAGGTAGTGAAGGTAAACAATTGAGATCGAACCACTATAAAGTCTTGAGTCTTCATGGTTTGCCATATTTTCTTAAAGATTTTAAAACTCCAATTCACCCTCTCTTGGTGATTATTGAGCGCAACATATTTCGtgcattttgtttaattttttaataatttatatatattaaataaaaagttgattttaaataaatcatctctttattttaaaattttacttaatttaattaacttttaattttatcaaattaaaactaatcaatattaaattattaagcttaaaatatagttttaaaaaaaagacaCATATTAATagcatttatcaaaataaatttgtatatttcaaatataataagagTTAGTTATATTCATTTATTAAAGTAGAgtaaagataaatataaaattacaaaaaaatattaacaattttgagattaaaaaatttaatttgaaaatatctAAAACAAATAACATgtaaaaaattattgataatactatttaaattataatatattaatattaatattcaaaccatgatgaattttgtattattttaatattaaatatttttaaaattaaataatattgatataatctattttaaattaattaaatatttttaattacatttccTTTTTAGTTTATcagtgattttttgaaaaaaatatttaaaaattttaaacaaaaactaatttattaataaatattataaatttaatagaagCAATCTACCCATATATTACTCGAGAATATAAAAATTAgtgtaaattataataatttcaaaCATGACACGTAACGAGaggattttaaattaaatagagATATGTATATTAATTAGTGGTATAATTTAGCATTATTTTAAGCTAAATGAAGACTAAATCAGTGAATCAGTGATTTGATAACTCATATGGTTACCAAAATAGAAGACTTTTCATGTCAAAATCAAAGAAATTTGTGGACAAGTTGACGAAAGGGTCCTACAATAATTTGTTGGCTTAAATAAGGAGAAAATTTTAGGTAAACTACACTTtacttcattattttttatttcgattattctaaatttcttttgtaaatttaattattatcgtttaaaaaattgattgaaatgattAATGGATTGTTGATTGGACctgcaaaagaaaaggaaaaaattattattttagtccctttaaaaattacaaaattttaattaatacactGCTATACTGgtgaagttttaattttttatgcttaaaagtaaaagaaaaatagcGATTTATCGTATCTCCACCCTTTATGACGTTATCACTTATCACTGTCTCCACTCATTCATCTTTTATTTGAACAAGAAAGCTTCGTTATGATTTctgtttaaaaagaaaaagaagaagtaaaGCAAATGAGGAAAACATATAATTTGGGTGGCTTGGTTTGATGTTAAActcagttatatatatatacatactttattcatagtatgtttatttctttgtgtgtgtgttttgttTTAGGTTTTTATTCTAGGAATACACACCTTGGAAGGGAGGCAATGCATGAATTTCCGGCAGGGGACAAAAAAACAAGAGATATGGTTTACCAGTGTTTTAAAAGGTGacaccccccccccccaaaaaaaaaagaaaaagaaacaaaatggaaACATGATAATAAAACTAAAACTGAGCATTCATTAGCACTCTGAAAATCATTGGAGTttaaattttactaattattaTACTTTTTGATTGATAATTTTAGAAGTAGAAGAAGAACCCCAGACCAGGGTCATGGTACCGAAATCCAAACCCAAGTCAACGGTAGCATCAACAGTGGAGGAAGAAGAAGGTATTGAACCGATGATGCTGTTTTTGAGGGCATAAACAATGACAAAGTTTTCTTGTTTGGGTGAAAGATAACGGAGAGGAAGTGGTGATGATATCATAGAAGGTGGAGCTACAGTAAATTATTATCTTTTCCTTCTTTAAGTATAAAAGACTATTGcaattatgttaattgaaattTTGTAATTCTGTTTTTTTAGGTCCAGTCAACTATCTCTTAAGGATTTAACGGATGAGGGAGAACTTCGGtcaatttttctaataataatgactaaattgataaaaaaatttaaaataattaaaataagaacgATACTATTTTAGGATTATTTTTGATTTagtttacttatttttaattgataaagGACAATAAGTCAAACAAAATGATGCAGCAAACGACGTCAAAGTTGTAATAGGAGAATGATAGAAATAATTTCATTGATTCACGGATTGCATTATTTCAACGGGTTTAGAAAgtcaaaaaaaggaaaattgccataaaaaaaatttaagtgaagCAGCACAACACAATGAAGTTGTAATATTAAAgaacaaaagggaaaaaaataccCACAATTTctggaaaaaaaaaactgaaacaaaGCTAGAATTCTACTGAAAACTGGGCGATGCAATAAAACCATAAATGTAGGGATCTGTTTTGAAAGAATAGCttacatttataaaaaataaaccatctattaattcaattattaatgACTTGTTAACTTGGCATGAttaaatgataataaattaaTTGAACAAGCCATAATTAATGagtggatgttattattattattattattatttataatgcctcatttaattaattagtgtattaaactaagggaaaaaaattaatgatCGCATTAAAATAGTgtcataatataaataataactgTCAATAACTTTGATCTAACAAGAGTATTATGTTGTAAGTATGAAAGCTTGAGTTCAATCTTATTTTTCTCTCTAattattaaaaaacattaaaaaataattaatataaatttagctGTATGAGATTTGAGTTGGGTGGAGGTAAGTCACAGTCTgatctataaaataataataataaaccagcCAAATATTTTCACCCCAAATCCGGTGACTGGATGGGTTACCATAATATAGCCCACTTAAATGATGGATTATAATCCTAAAATAAGATTATATATACAATGAAAGTCCACCCCCAGAAACAGTCTAACATGAGGATCCATGCTTCATACCAACAAAAAACAGAGTCAAATTTGGCTTATTACACACTTAAAACCCTGATATCCTCCTCTCCTAAGGAAACACCACAAACTACAAAACTAAAGTTTCCCACAAGGTTGTTTATGTTGAACTTCAATTCTTTTTCACAGTGGCCGACTTGATGATATCCACGAACTCAGGCTGATTGAGAAAAAGTAACAAAGTACAAGTTAAGAATAGTTGTGCACAATCTGAAGAAAAGGCATCAAATAAATGAATTAACAGTGGCAGAGGCAAAGAAAGACAGTTACTAACCTTCAGAGAAGCTCCACCAACCAAAAAGCCATCCACATCTGGCTGTCCAGCCAATTCCTTGCAGTTTGCTCCATTTACAGAACCTACATTTAATTTGCAATGGATGCAAAATCAGATTCAATCTggtttagcaaaaaaaaaaaaaagtttaacccAAGAATTGAAGGGTCATGGAGAACCAAGCAAAGGTTTTAACTTTTTTAGAATGATACTCTGAAATAGCAAAATCCAACAGGAATGGTGAAATACTATTTAGAAGATAGGATCGATGCAAGtagggttttttaatttttttatttttatagttacaACACATTTACATGCTAACATAGGCTATGCTATGTTTCCTTAAAACCACGTCAATAAGATCAATAGTTTAGGCAATAAAGATAAATACCTCCATATATAATTCTAACTGATGCAGCAATGTCAGCACCAACATTTTGATTAAGCCATTTCCTCAATTCACAATGGACCTGGAACAAACAATCACATGTTCGTATGTAAAATAAAAGAGGGTATGATTTCTCTATAGGAACAAATTAAAAAGCAATGGCTTAGATGCAAAGAAAAGTTGGATAGATTGTGCTAAACCGTTATATAACAGCGCTTGGCATTTATGGGAGGACCAAACTATTAAAACAAGTGAAAAGCAAAAGTGAAGGACCCTTTTAAATGATATATGCATAAAACTCAAACTTACTTCCTGAGCCTGAGCAGGAGTTGCAACTTTCCCAGTACCAATGGCCCACACAGGTTCATAAGCCAAAACAACATTATCCCAATTTGTTACTTTATCTGCGAACGAGCAATAGAGGTTTAAAAAGATATATCTAGAAagaagaaatgaaagaagtctaaTGCAACGTAGATAGTTAAATAAATACCTATAGAGACCACAATCAACTTCAACCAGGCAAGCTATTAGACCTACGGTTATAACATATATCTGAAAAACAAATAATTGCTTTGATTTTTATATTCTAAAAGCAAGTACCAGCAATTGCTTTGGTCTGTGCAGCAACGACAGCCATGGTAGAGCCTGATTCTCGCTGTTCAAGAGTCTCTCCAATGCAAGCAATCACTTTCAAGCCTTGAGAAAGCGCATACGCTACTTTATCTCCAACAAACTGCAAAGACAAGCATTTAAAGTTTACAAAGGGGAATGAAATATagcaaagaataaaaaaaaaaaaaccatcagATTCTTTGGGTGACTAAAAACCAAGACTGGAAATCCGTTAAGTAGATTACAAAATAACAGGAACCTAATCGTATTACTTACCTCATTGGACTCATTCAAGAGAGCCCTTCTCTCGGAGTGACCAATAATAACCCAAGGAATGCCTAGATTAACAAGCATCTCTGCACTGCTTGAAGAGAACATGAAGTTAACCGCTGATACGATGCAAAGATCTAGAAAGCC
Protein-coding sequences here:
- the LOC107886002 gene encoding triosephosphate isomerase, cytosolic, with translation MARKFFVGGNWKCNGTTEEVKKIVTTLNEAEVPSHDVVEVVVSPPFVFLTLVKSLLRSDFHVASQNCWVSKGGAFTGEVSAEMLVNLGIPWVIIGHSERRALLNESNEFVGDKVAYALSQGLKVIACIGETLEQRESGSTMAVVAAQTKAIADKVTNWDNVVLAYEPVWAIGTGKVATPAQAQEVHCELRKWLNQNVGADIAASVRIIYGGSVNGANCKELAGQPDVDGFLVGGASLKPEFVDIIKSATVKKN